A single genomic interval of uncultured Desulfobacter sp. harbors:
- a CDS encoding phenyltransferase domain-containing protein produces MHPINAKLHPDSSLNPGSVAGMIAGLQRENGDIPWHTGGKTDPWDLVESAMGLNIAGFHDQAMAALEWLSSLQNENGSWYSSYMDSVPEDRTTESHMACYLAVGLFHQFLIKGDKADLEKFWSIMSKGIAFALDLQAVTGKIYWAKSPEGKVDPMSLLSGSSSIFMSLKCALAIAGILGRDCPEWEDALKRLGGSIRENIFTYNVSKSRFSMYWFYPILSGALQGRRATARIDKYWHKYVIEGQGCRCVSDQPWVTIAETSELVLALHAMGRRQKAGIVFSWIHNRVFEDQTFWCGYTYPDMVVWPEEKISWTNAVVLMAADALYGLTPGARLFDHDAWDGCKFKF; encoded by the coding sequence ATGCACCCGATAAATGCAAAGCTGCACCCTGATTCGTCTCTGAACCCCGGCTCAGTTGCCGGTATGATTGCGGGTCTTCAAAGGGAGAATGGTGATATTCCATGGCATACCGGAGGGAAAACCGACCCCTGGGATCTTGTGGAATCTGCCATGGGACTGAATATCGCCGGTTTTCATGACCAGGCAATGGCTGCCCTGGAGTGGCTGTCCAGCCTCCAGAATGAAAACGGCTCCTGGTATTCATCCTATATGGATTCCGTTCCCGAGGACCGGACCACCGAAAGCCATATGGCCTGTTATCTGGCGGTGGGGCTGTTTCATCAGTTTTTAATCAAAGGGGACAAGGCTGATCTGGAAAAATTCTGGTCAATCATGTCAAAGGGGATTGCGTTTGCTTTGGATCTTCAGGCGGTCACAGGAAAAATTTATTGGGCAAAGAGCCCCGAGGGCAAGGTTGACCCCATGTCTCTTCTGTCAGGCAGTTCTTCCATATTTATGAGCCTGAAATGTGCATTGGCCATTGCCGGTATCCTGGGCCGTGACTGTCCGGAATGGGAGGATGCACTTAAACGCCTTGGCGGATCCATCAGGGAAAATATTTTTACTTATAACGTGTCCAAGTCCAGATTTTCCATGTACTGGTTTTACCCAATACTGTCCGGGGCCTTGCAGGGACGCCGGGCAACGGCACGTATTGACAAATACTGGCATAAATATGTCATTGAGGGCCAAGGATGCCGTTGTGTCTCCGACCAGCCCTGGGTGACCATTGCCGAAACCTCGGAGCTGGTGCTTGCACTGCACGCCATGGGGCGTCGTCAAAAGGCCGGTATTGTTTTTTCCTGGATTCACAACCGGGTGTTTGAGGATCAAACCTTCTGGTGCGGCTACACGTATCCGGATATGGTGGTCTGGCCGGAGGAGAAAATATCCTGGACCAATGCCGTGGTGTTGATGGCCGCTGATGCCCTGTACGGTCTGACGCCCGGGGCCCGGTTGTTTGATCATGATGCATGGGACGGCTGTAAGTTTAAGTTTTGA
- a CDS encoding acyltransferase encodes MIRDKRPYYIKQAWYRFQNFYVRRYLAPQLSSLGPHPYIIKPWYIELFGSPISIGSHVTLLGCPDKRTRLTVWSEKKDIDGIRIADHVLISPGVRISAANSICIADSCMLASHAYITDSDWHGIYDRSLPPAGRSRVVLEENVWIGDSAIVCKGVTIGKNSIIGAGAVVTCDIPANVVAAGNPARVIRKLDPAREIITRKDRYGDTEKMTMVLENVEKDCLEGNTFLGWIRSLIAPARD; translated from the coding sequence ATGATCCGGGATAAACGCCCATACTACATCAAACAGGCCTGGTACCGGTTTCAGAATTTTTATGTCCGCCGTTATCTTGCGCCTCAGCTCAGTTCCCTGGGCCCCCACCCGTATATAATTAAACCCTGGTATATTGAATTGTTCGGCAGCCCCATCTCCATCGGCAGTCATGTGACCCTGCTGGGGTGTCCGGACAAAAGAACCCGGCTGACGGTGTGGTCCGAAAAAAAAGATATTGACGGTATCCGTATCGCAGACCATGTGCTTATCTCTCCGGGTGTACGGATTTCAGCGGCCAATTCCATTTGTATTGCAGACTCCTGCATGCTGGCCAGCCATGCCTATATCACGGATTCAGACTGGCACGGCATTTACGACAGGTCATTGCCGCCTGCCGGCCGGTCAAGGGTGGTTTTGGAAGAAAATGTGTGGATCGGCGATTCCGCCATTGTGTGCAAAGGTGTAACCATTGGGAAAAATTCCATTATCGGGGCTGGTGCTGTTGTCACCTGCGATATTCCCGCCAATGTTGTGGCTGCAGGCAACCCGGCCAGGGTCATCCGGAAACTTGATCCCGCCCGGGAAATCATCACCCGCAAAGACCGGTACGGCGATACGGAAAAGATGACAATGGTTTTGGAGAATGTTGAGAAGGACTGCCTGGAAGGCAATACGTTTTTAGGATGGATTCGCAGTCTTATCGCCCCCGCCAGGGACTAA
- a CDS encoding ATP-binding protein, which yields MKTYTKILLPTLPLIFFFLAATIAITYHFSRTALLDLGDVGLSTRLNMAMKITREQEKILHDYGLESIPESIAKAKQEATARIRNITAGNNGFIFIVDRNGTIIFHPNKYLNETDIGQEKWFSSLTDQGGRKMITLSGERLLMRFGYFAPWEWYLMAVAPTEEVYGAINRMQPYLYGLFISIAIIISLVLMFFTARLTRPLKELLIGTQAFGKGNLETRINIQSDDEFGLLAKEFNRMAFRLQDSLYALKQNEEHFRALIENANDMIWILDRKGVFSYVSPSTFRILGYQPKTLIGRCAQDFIHPREIEELTEKFTLRVASLIPTHPTTIRFRHEANHWCFLECTSQNLMDHPTIKGMVINLRDITKRNQAEQALKQYQQELENRVQERTRDLQTANNALNNEIQIRRQKEKELERASQVKNEFLANVSHEIRTPLNAILGFSELLETMISEKQQAGYLSAISTAGKNLSGLINDILDLSKMEAGKLEINRKPVFLKSLFNEIHRLFKVKLKTKNLNFFIQLPENDTGALALDEMRLRQVIINLVGNALKFTEFGTISLKAEIRTSHKNEEMYADLTIQVADTGIGICETKQDRIFEAFEQASGGTSRKFGGTGLGLTICKQLIELMGGNLSLSSKPDQGSIFTIFLPGVKRYEAHSPAPAEANKSTWANMQFAKNRILIVDDDRDIRFMLREVLEKINLDVIEAENGLQALEHAKAQKPALIFIDLKMPEIDGVDTAARLKADHDVAHIPICLMTAGMTLWPEEELESRGFACTIAKPIAIDSLMAVLTRFINPAPDAAEISAALSRLDTLDKDSLPDEFLGRLHKDIIPHIPHTRKAIKISDIQRFAVRITETGKVFKVEAFKTFGKELFQLSKTFDIEKIQTYIEHFAQTMDRIGGVSVQPLVPGGGDKTANPS from the coding sequence ATGAAAACCTACACCAAAATTCTGCTTCCAACTCTCCCGCTTATTTTTTTCTTTCTGGCGGCGACCATTGCGATCACATACCATTTTTCACGAACAGCCCTTCTTGATCTCGGTGATGTCGGCCTTTCCACAAGACTGAATATGGCCATGAAAATCACCCGGGAGCAAGAAAAAATTCTTCATGACTACGGTCTGGAAAGCATCCCGGAGAGCATTGCCAAAGCAAAACAGGAGGCAACAGCCCGCATTCGAAACATCACCGCCGGAAATAACGGTTTTATTTTTATAGTGGATCGCAACGGGACGATTATCTTCCATCCCAACAAATACCTTAATGAAACGGATATAGGCCAAGAAAAATGGTTTTCTTCTCTGACAGATCAAGGGGGTAGAAAAATGATCACCCTTTCAGGAGAGCGTCTCCTTATGCGATTTGGATATTTTGCGCCCTGGGAGTGGTACCTGATGGCGGTGGCCCCTACAGAAGAAGTGTACGGTGCCATCAACCGGATGCAGCCCTATCTATATGGGTTGTTTATTTCAATCGCCATCATCATCTCCCTGGTCCTGATGTTTTTTACCGCACGCCTGACCCGTCCGCTCAAGGAACTTCTTATAGGCACCCAGGCGTTTGGCAAAGGTAATCTTGAGACCAGAATCAATATTCAGTCCGATGATGAATTCGGCCTTCTGGCAAAAGAATTCAACCGGATGGCATTCAGACTCCAGGATAGTCTATACGCATTAAAACAAAATGAAGAGCATTTCAGGGCATTAATTGAAAATGCCAACGATATGATCTGGATTCTTGACCGCAAAGGGGTCTTCAGTTATGTCAGCCCGTCTACATTCCGGATTCTTGGATATCAGCCCAAAACACTTATTGGCCGCTGTGCCCAGGATTTTATACATCCCCGGGAAATAGAGGAACTAACCGAAAAGTTCACCCTCAGGGTGGCCTCTTTGATCCCGACACATCCGACAACTATACGATTCAGGCACGAGGCCAATCACTGGTGTTTTCTTGAATGCACTTCCCAAAACCTCATGGATCACCCCACCATCAAGGGCATGGTGATTAACTTAAGGGATATCACCAAACGCAATCAGGCGGAACAGGCCCTGAAGCAGTATCAACAAGAACTGGAAAACCGGGTACAAGAACGCACCAGAGATCTCCAGACAGCCAACAACGCCTTGAATAACGAAATCCAGATCCGCCGCCAAAAAGAAAAGGAACTGGAACGGGCAAGCCAGGTAAAAAATGAATTTCTGGCCAATGTCAGCCATGAAATTCGAACACCGTTGAACGCAATTCTTGGTTTCAGCGAACTTCTGGAAACAATGATCAGTGAAAAACAACAGGCCGGCTACCTTTCAGCCATCAGTACAGCCGGGAAAAACCTGTCCGGCCTGATCAACGACATACTTGACCTGTCTAAAATGGAGGCCGGCAAACTGGAAATTAACCGAAAACCTGTCTTTTTAAAGTCTTTGTTCAATGAAATACACCGGCTGTTCAAGGTAAAATTAAAAACAAAAAATCTGAACTTTTTCATTCAACTGCCTGAAAATGACACAGGCGCCCTGGCCTTGGATGAAATGCGTTTGCGCCAGGTCATTATCAATCTGGTGGGCAATGCCCTGAAATTTACTGAATTCGGGACCATTTCCCTTAAAGCGGAGATTCGTACCAGCCACAAAAATGAGGAAATGTACGCTGATCTTACCATCCAGGTGGCAGACACAGGCATTGGTATTTGTGAAACCAAGCAGGATAGAATATTTGAAGCGTTTGAACAGGCATCGGGCGGCACCAGTCGAAAATTCGGCGGCACCGGACTAGGGTTGACCATCTGTAAACAGCTTATAGAGCTTATGGGCGGAAACCTTTCCCTATCAAGCAAACCGGATCAAGGCAGTATTTTTACCATTTTCCTGCCGGGTGTTAAACGGTATGAAGCTCACAGCCCCGCACCGGCGGAAGCAAACAAATCAACCTGGGCCAACATGCAGTTTGCCAAAAATCGTATTCTTATTGTGGATGACGACCGGGATATCCGGTTTATGCTCAGGGAAGTCCTGGAAAAAATAAATCTTGACGTCATTGAAGCGGAAAACGGCCTTCAGGCGCTTGAGCATGCCAAAGCCCAGAAACCTGCCCTGATATTCATTGATCTCAAAATGCCTGAAATCGACGGTGTGGACACCGCAGCACGTTTGAAAGCAGACCACGACGTTGCCCATATTCCCATATGTCTCATGACCGCCGGCATGACGCTATGGCCCGAAGAAGAACTTGAATCCCGGGGATTTGCCTGCACCATTGCCAAGCCCATTGCCATAGACAGCCTGATGGCCGTTTTAACACGGTTCATCAACCCGGCACCTGATGCCGCGGAGATTTCTGCTGCGCTAAGCCGACTGGACACACTGGACAAAGACAGTCTGCCCGACGAATTCCTGGGCAGATTGCACAAGGATATTATCCCCCATATCCCCCACACCCGGAAGGCAATAAAGATATCGGATATCCAGCGGTTTGCCGTAAGGATCACTGAAACCGGAAAGGTCTTTAAAGTCGAAGCGTTCAAGACATTTGGAAAAGAGCTTTTCCAGCTGTCTAAAACCTTTGACATTGAAAAGATTCAGACCTACATTGAACACTTTGCCCAGACCATGGACCGGATAGGTGGTGTTTCTGTTCAGCCCTTAGTCCCTGGCGGGGGCGATAAGACTGCGAATCCATCCTAA